The following coding sequences lie in one Burkholderia cepacia genomic window:
- a CDS encoding SMI1/KNR4 family protein: MAKFSSLGECIAENGSALYGKCPRVGREAYLHTLYPPLAHDEIARLEQLVGRRLPQQLIDFYAECNGFHYFLDTLIVYGLRKRSGRSGGALLQPYDMRTPNVEERIRDADEDMVFFAWYDWDGSLAYTRCGDSSIYLCGSDSIRPLKQWDSLDDFLSSESERILGLFDSNGRLLDENASTLPAC; encoded by the coding sequence ATGGCGAAATTTTCATCATTGGGTGAGTGCATTGCGGAAAATGGATCGGCGTTGTATGGAAAATGCCCTCGCGTCGGTAGAGAGGCTTATTTGCATACACTCTATCCGCCGCTTGCGCATGACGAAATTGCTCGGCTGGAGCAGTTGGTCGGAAGGCGGTTGCCCCAACAACTCATCGATTTTTATGCCGAGTGCAATGGATTTCACTATTTCCTCGATACGCTGATCGTCTACGGCCTCCGCAAGCGTTCAGGTCGAAGTGGCGGCGCGTTGCTCCAGCCATACGACATGAGAACGCCGAACGTAGAGGAGCGAATCCGCGACGCTGACGAGGACATGGTGTTCTTTGCGTGGTACGACTGGGACGGAAGCCTCGCTTATACGAGGTGCGGCGATTCAAGCATTTATCTGTGCGGAAGTGATTCGATACGTCCGCTTAAACAATGGGATTCGCTGGACGACTTTCTGTCGTCCGAGTCGGAGAGAATTTTGGGTCTGTTCGACTCGAATGGCCGGTTGCTTGACGAAAACGCATCTACGCTCCCGGCATGCTGA
- a CDS encoding ankyrin repeat domain-containing protein yields MTDARAIFEQNAGVFGDIYEFVSQDDVGGLAKIFDEHPDFLNVPVYGGAGGGLNLMHRAAAQGRLNACRYLLDMGVSVDVCDDNFLTPLVGAASAGHLSTVQFLLKHGASVNGHGCGVTTPLIEASMNGHRDVVVFLVEHDANLDRLQRKFNQTALDAALVYKQEAVVQALQRVGARRSVEAIDLAEERGSGILEHIYHKVGPILIDRKTVAVGQAPVESRAALIKEDKSSKLLFTIGLFEFSPRLELMFCVESDWPLAPECAECEPRYQFPGAIFEWICARMDAGTVFAEGDVLTPEGIEGSRIVWPEEIDALLFSDYSFDHDYQDREGGDEDSVKLLLLTAIKLPKSKKLSADKVGDLVRKTRNLPWKKVRLPLS; encoded by the coding sequence ATGACGGATGCTCGCGCGATTTTTGAGCAGAATGCAGGTGTTTTTGGTGATATTTATGAATTTGTATCCCAGGATGATGTTGGCGGGCTTGCGAAAATATTCGACGAACATCCGGATTTTTTAAATGTTCCGGTGTACGGGGGCGCTGGTGGTGGCCTGAACCTTATGCACCGTGCCGCCGCGCAAGGTCGGCTGAATGCATGTCGATATTTGCTCGATATGGGCGTCAGCGTCGATGTTTGCGACGACAATTTTCTGACGCCGCTGGTTGGGGCGGCTTCGGCTGGCCATTTGTCGACCGTGCAGTTCCTCCTCAAGCACGGCGCGAGCGTGAATGGTCACGGATGCGGTGTCACTACGCCGTTGATCGAAGCGTCCATGAACGGGCATCGGGATGTCGTTGTCTTCCTGGTCGAGCACGATGCCAATCTCGACAGGTTGCAAAGGAAGTTCAACCAGACCGCGCTTGATGCCGCGTTGGTCTACAAACAGGAAGCAGTGGTGCAAGCATTGCAACGCGTCGGTGCGAGGCGATCGGTTGAGGCGATCGATCTTGCAGAGGAGCGTGGGAGTGGAATTCTGGAGCACATTTATCACAAGGTCGGCCCGATCCTGATCGACAGGAAAACCGTTGCGGTGGGACAGGCGCCGGTTGAAAGTCGTGCCGCGTTGATAAAGGAAGATAAATCAAGCAAGCTGCTTTTTACGATCGGACTTTTTGAATTTTCTCCCCGTCTGGAATTGATGTTTTGTGTCGAGTCGGATTGGCCCCTGGCCCCGGAATGTGCGGAGTGCGAGCCCCGTTATCAATTTCCTGGCGCAATTTTTGAATGGATCTGCGCGCGGATGGATGCGGGTACGGTATTCGCGGAGGGAGATGTTTTAACGCCGGAGGGTATCGAGGGATCTCGAATCGTCTGGCCTGAAGAAATCGACGCCCTTCTGTTTTCTGATTACAGTTTTGATCATGATTATCAGGATCGCGAGGGCGGCGACGAGGATAGCGTGAAATTGCTCTTGCTGACTGCAATAAAATTGCCGAAGAGTAAAAAATTGAGTGCAGATAAAGTCGGTGATCTCGTCCGGAAAACCCGGAATCTTCCCTGGAAAAAAGTGAGGCTTCCGCTCAGCTGA
- a CDS encoding reverse transcriptase family protein yields MHASLRDTTRTIAEAMLAGSPERGGVIARMAAVLGDAPMWAHEVADASLARFGAHWADADIDVLADVVAEAPGFVRAWYGDPRPVVIRVVRRPPVQRPLPAPLAGCDVPQWATTGDLAGWLGVSAPELDWLSDHWRVGARSSATPLHHYTYVALDKRSGGSRLVEIPKGRLREAQRRILHGLLDRIAPHGAVHGFRKGHGIVSFAAPHADRDVVVRFDLADFFVSVRAARVHALFATLGYPVEVARMLTGLCTNRVPSARLLAPDLRDRFDWIGRQRYRERHLPQGAPTSPALANLCAFRFDMRLAALARSLDATYTRYADDLAFSGGGALARNVERLQIRVAAIALEEGFALQLRKTRVMRRGSRQQLAGVVVNRHPNLARDEFDLLKAILTNCIRRGPASQNRAAHPDFRAHLAGRVAHAAALNAARGAKLRALLDRIAWDTDYAGR; encoded by the coding sequence ATGCACGCATCCCTGCGCGATACCACCCGCACGATTGCCGAAGCGATGCTCGCGGGCTCGCCCGAGCGTGGCGGCGTCATCGCGCGGATGGCGGCCGTGCTCGGCGACGCGCCGATGTGGGCGCATGAAGTCGCGGATGCATCGCTCGCGCGCTTCGGCGCGCACTGGGCCGACGCCGACATCGATGTGCTTGCGGACGTCGTGGCCGAGGCGCCCGGATTCGTGCGCGCGTGGTACGGCGACCCTCGGCCGGTCGTGATCCGCGTGGTGCGGCGGCCGCCGGTCCAGCGGCCGTTGCCGGCGCCGCTCGCCGGTTGCGACGTGCCGCAATGGGCGACGACCGGCGATCTCGCCGGCTGGCTCGGCGTGAGCGCGCCGGAACTCGACTGGCTGTCCGATCACTGGCGCGTCGGCGCGCGCAGCAGCGCCACACCGCTGCATCACTACACGTACGTCGCGCTCGACAAGCGCAGCGGCGGATCCCGGCTGGTCGAGATCCCGAAGGGAAGGCTGCGCGAAGCGCAGCGCCGCATCCTGCACGGGCTGCTCGACCGCATTGCGCCGCACGGCGCCGTACACGGTTTTCGCAAGGGGCACGGGATCGTGTCGTTCGCGGCGCCGCATGCCGATCGCGATGTCGTCGTCCGCTTCGATCTCGCGGATTTCTTCGTGTCGGTGCGCGCCGCACGCGTCCATGCGCTGTTCGCGACGCTCGGGTATCCGGTCGAAGTCGCCCGCATGCTCACCGGGTTGTGCACGAACCGCGTGCCGTCGGCGCGGCTGCTCGCGCCGGACCTGCGCGACCGGTTCGACTGGATCGGCCGCCAGCGCTATCGCGAACGGCATCTGCCGCAGGGCGCGCCGACGTCGCCGGCGCTCGCGAACCTGTGCGCGTTCCGGTTCGACATGCGGCTCGCCGCGCTCGCACGTTCGCTCGATGCGACCTATACGCGCTATGCGGACGATCTCGCATTCTCGGGCGGCGGCGCGCTGGCGCGCAACGTCGAGCGCCTGCAAATCAGGGTGGCCGCGATCGCGCTCGAGGAGGGCTTCGCGCTGCAACTGCGCAAGACGCGCGTGATGCGGCGCGGGTCGCGGCAGCAACTGGCCGGCGTAGTCGTCAATCGTCACCCGAACCTGGCGCGCGATGAGTTCGATCTCCTGAAGGCCATCCTGACCAACTGCATCCGGCGCGGCCCGGCGTCGCAGAATCGAGCTGCGCATCCGGATTTCCGCGCGCATCTTGCCGGGCGCGTCGCACATGCCGCCGCGCTGAATGCGGCACGCGGCGCCAAGCTGCGCGCGCTGCTCGACCGGATCGCATGGGATACCGACTACGCAGGCCGGTAA
- a CDS encoding LysR family transcriptional regulator gives MQLKWLEDFVELARTRSFTRAAENRFVTHPAFGRRIRSLEEWVGTRLIARTKPLELTAAGTVFLDAASNALDILHGARTQLQEASPVLENNLRIATGRTLSATFFPDWYDETVARAGFFTATVSTGSAEEAILQLTAGEADMLIVYSSPHTRLLIDRDRFDWLSVAREVLVPVSALDARGSARYRLPAGQAPVPWLAFARTLTLRAVLARHLAEMPNRPTLRPVYQADSYEAILAMARRGLGLAWLPQRLVADDVRRGELAIVGGADWQIGFDIALYRRRNEPHPVLDAIWRTGPSRDDDGAPAA, from the coding sequence ATGCAACTGAAATGGCTCGAAGACTTCGTCGAACTGGCCCGCACGCGCAGCTTCACGCGCGCAGCGGAAAACCGTTTCGTCACGCATCCGGCGTTCGGCCGCCGCATCCGTTCGCTCGAGGAATGGGTCGGCACGCGGCTGATCGCACGCACGAAGCCGCTCGAACTGACGGCGGCCGGCACCGTCTTCCTCGATGCGGCATCGAATGCGCTCGACATCCTGCACGGCGCGCGCACGCAACTGCAGGAAGCGTCGCCAGTGCTGGAGAACAACCTGCGGATCGCGACCGGCCGCACGTTGTCGGCCACCTTCTTTCCCGACTGGTACGACGAGACGGTTGCGCGCGCGGGCTTTTTCACGGCGACCGTGTCGACCGGCAGCGCGGAGGAAGCGATCCTGCAGCTCACGGCCGGCGAAGCCGACATGCTGATCGTCTATTCGAGCCCGCACACACGGCTGCTGATCGATCGCGACCGCTTCGACTGGCTGTCCGTCGCGCGCGAGGTGCTGGTGCCCGTCAGCGCACTCGATGCGCGCGGCAGCGCGCGCTACCGGCTGCCGGCCGGGCAGGCGCCGGTGCCGTGGCTCGCGTTCGCGCGCACGCTGACGCTGCGCGCGGTGCTTGCGCGGCATCTCGCCGAAATGCCGAACCGTCCGACACTGCGGCCCGTGTACCAGGCCGACTCGTACGAAGCGATCCTCGCGATGGCGCGGCGCGGGCTCGGCCTCGCATGGCTGCCACAGCGGCTCGTCGCGGACGACGTCCGGCGCGGTGAGCTCGCGATCGTCGGCGGCGCCGACTGGCAGATCGGCTTCGACATCGCGCTGTACCGCCGCCGGAACGAACCGCACCCGGTGCTCGACGCGATCTGGCGCACCGGGCCATCACGGGACGACGACGGCGCTCCGGCCGCCTGA
- a CDS encoding plasmid fertility inhibition factor family protein: MLTRLRNGLDRARDLRESGPASTLSLRPTACELVDLSAKRAIWRVPVPGQVDCYLAAEPGGVERFVVHLDAEAFYRRWLETSPAFPKQDSQDCVPRRAMPLDSKFAIAATAFRGGREAPVALPPVGYWPAGSGYEVAMSDGMTRTFWLLANRVRSFPVSVADATWATMLSGMAGIGVAPIAYSALFARGV; encoded by the coding sequence ATGCTGACACGTCTTCGTAACGGACTCGACCGCGCCCGCGACCTGCGCGAGTCCGGACCTGCTTCAACCCTCTCGCTCCGGCCGACGGCATGCGAACTGGTCGACCTGAGCGCGAAGCGCGCGATCTGGCGCGTACCCGTACCCGGCCAGGTCGACTGCTATCTGGCGGCCGAGCCGGGCGGGGTGGAGCGTTTCGTCGTCCATCTCGACGCCGAGGCGTTTTATCGCCGCTGGCTCGAAACGAGCCCGGCGTTCCCGAAACAGGATTCGCAGGACTGCGTACCACGCCGGGCCATGCCGCTCGACAGCAAGTTCGCGATCGCCGCCACCGCGTTCAGGGGCGGCCGCGAGGCACCGGTGGCGCTGCCCCCGGTCGGCTACTGGCCGGCGGGAAGCGGGTACGAAGTCGCGATGAGCGACGGCATGACGCGGACTTTCTGGCTGCTCGCCAATCGCGTGCGGTCGTTTCCGGTCAGCGTGGCCGACGCAACCTGGGCGACGATGCTGAGCGGCATGGCCGGCATCGGCGTGGCGCCGATCGCGTACAGCGCGCTGTTCGCGCGGGGCGTGTAA
- a CDS encoding dTDP-4-dehydrorhamnose reductase family protein: MPSTPSPTDLPTILLIGASGLLGRAVAASLASESSLTLLATIRNPQSEGAKLLALPPENLAQLDVLDQPALEHLFETRRPAAVILCAAERRPDVCERDPAAARAINVDAPARVGALAARYGAWTLGISTDYVFDGKAAPYTEDATPNPLNIYGRTKLEGEAALLAASSLSCVLRLPLLFGPIADWSESAVTSLVPATVASARPGAQAVGMDAWAIRYPTYTPDVAKVIRDLTLCHLAGESVTGIRHWSGEEPMTKHDIAQRIAAALGVDASLTPIDQPTDATPRPHDCHLDASRLRALGIDHATPFDVALRTVLRGAPPIP; encoded by the coding sequence ATGCCAAGCACACCGTCACCGACCGACCTCCCCACCATCCTCCTTATCGGCGCCTCTGGCCTGCTCGGCCGCGCGGTTGCCGCATCGCTGGCCAGCGAGTCGTCGCTGACGCTGCTTGCGACGATCCGGAACCCGCAAAGCGAAGGTGCAAAACTTCTGGCATTGCCACCGGAAAACCTCGCGCAGCTGGACGTCCTCGACCAACCGGCTCTCGAGCACCTCTTCGAAACCCGCCGCCCGGCCGCCGTCATCCTCTGCGCCGCCGAACGCCGCCCGGACGTCTGCGAACGTGATCCGGCCGCTGCCCGCGCGATCAACGTCGATGCACCGGCCCGTGTCGGCGCGCTGGCCGCCCGATACGGCGCATGGACGCTCGGCATTTCCACGGACTACGTCTTCGACGGCAAGGCCGCTCCGTACACGGAAGACGCCACGCCGAACCCGTTGAACATCTACGGCCGCACCAAGCTGGAAGGCGAGGCGGCGCTCCTCGCGGCATCTTCGCTCTCCTGCGTGCTGCGCCTGCCGTTGCTCTTCGGTCCGATCGCCGACTGGAGCGAATCGGCGGTCACGAGCCTCGTCCCGGCGACCGTGGCATCCGCCCGTCCGGGCGCGCAAGCGGTCGGCATGGACGCCTGGGCGATCCGCTACCCGACCTACACGCCGGACGTCGCGAAGGTGATCCGCGACCTGACGCTGTGCCATCTCGCGGGTGAATCCGTCACGGGCATCCGTCACTGGTCGGGCGAGGAGCCGATGACGAAGCACGACATCGCGCAGCGCATCGCTGCCGCGCTCGGCGTCGACGCATCGCTCACGCCGATCGACCAGCCGACCGACGCGACGCCGCGCCCGCACGATTGCCATCTCGACGCGTCGCGCCTGCGCGCGCTCGGCATCGACCATGCGACGCCGTTCGACGTGGCATTGCGCACGGTCCTGCGCGGCGCGCCACCGATTCCGTAA
- a CDS encoding MFS transporter, with protein sequence MTRNTQAAAPAPHNPWREICAASIGNALEFYDLLIYGYFAIVIGQLFFPTHDAATSLLLSVGTFGISFITRPLGSIVLGSYADRAGRKASLTVSIGLMMVGTAMIAFAPTYAQIGIASPLVIIVARMLQGFSTGGEFGAATAFMVEQADAKRRGFFASWQMSTQGLATVLAAGVSALLSLLLTADQLHAWGWRVAFSVGLLIGPVGLYIRRNIDEPADFRRLGEQGRAKSPLRDVFVRDRANMLLGAGVVATATAFNYVHKLYMPTYAVKQLHIPATSSYLGAVVTGAMLMVAAPVVGHLSDRFGRIRVMLVALILVGVTTWPLFVVLNRYPTVETLLAVQALVGLLIAVSLAPLPALLADIFPTSTRGTGLALSYNFSVTLFGGFAPLIVTWLIDATHNKLAPSFYVMATAVLGITSVISLGRRMRGAAADSTPSTRATEA encoded by the coding sequence ATGACCCGCAATACGCAAGCCGCGGCGCCGGCGCCGCACAATCCGTGGCGCGAGATCTGCGCCGCGAGCATCGGCAACGCGCTGGAGTTCTACGATCTGCTGATCTACGGTTATTTCGCGATCGTCATCGGCCAGCTGTTTTTCCCGACCCACGACGCGGCGACTTCGCTGCTGCTGTCGGTCGGCACGTTCGGCATCTCGTTCATCACGCGTCCGCTCGGCTCGATCGTGCTCGGCAGCTACGCGGACCGCGCGGGCCGCAAGGCATCGCTCACGGTGTCGATCGGGCTGATGATGGTCGGCACTGCGATGATCGCGTTCGCGCCGACGTATGCGCAGATCGGCATCGCCTCGCCGCTCGTGATCATCGTCGCGCGGATGCTGCAGGGCTTTTCGACCGGCGGCGAATTCGGCGCGGCGACCGCGTTCATGGTCGAGCAGGCCGACGCGAAGCGGCGCGGCTTCTTCGCGAGCTGGCAGATGTCGACACAGGGGCTCGCGACCGTGCTCGCGGCCGGTGTGTCCGCGCTGCTGAGCCTGCTGCTGACGGCCGATCAGCTGCACGCGTGGGGCTGGCGCGTCGCGTTTTCGGTCGGGCTGCTGATCGGCCCGGTCGGCCTGTACATCCGCCGCAACATCGACGAACCGGCCGATTTCCGCCGGCTCGGCGAGCAAGGTCGCGCGAAGTCGCCGCTGCGCGACGTGTTCGTCCGCGATCGCGCGAACATGCTGCTCGGCGCGGGTGTCGTCGCGACGGCCACGGCCTTCAACTATGTGCACAAGCTGTACATGCCGACGTATGCGGTCAAGCAACTGCATATCCCGGCCACGTCGTCGTATCTCGGCGCGGTCGTCACGGGCGCGATGCTGATGGTCGCGGCGCCGGTCGTCGGGCACCTGTCGGATCGCTTCGGCCGCATCCGCGTGATGCTGGTCGCGCTGATCCTGGTCGGCGTGACGACGTGGCCGCTGTTCGTCGTGCTGAACCGTTATCCGACCGTCGAAACGCTGCTCGCGGTACAGGCGCTCGTCGGGCTGCTGATCGCGGTGAGCCTCGCACCGTTGCCGGCGCTGCTCGCCGACATCTTCCCGACCAGCACGCGCGGCACGGGCCTCGCGCTGTCGTACAACTTCTCGGTGACGCTGTTCGGCGGCTTCGCGCCGCTGATCGTCACCTGGCTGATCGATGCGACGCACAACAAGCTGGCGCCGAGCTTCTACGTGATGGCGACAGCCGTGCTCGGCATCACGTCGGTGATCTCGCTTGGCCGCCGGATGCGCGGTGCAGCGGCCGATTCCACACCGTCGACGCGCGCGACCGAGGCGTGA
- a CDS encoding succinylglutamate desuccinylase/aspartoacylase domain-containing protein: MTTLEAIRAALPAYPIEVAFPDISRWRAGNAGVDYLHTFDSGKPGKHVMILALTHGNEVSGAIAVDALLAAGLRPVAGRLSLGFGNVGAYEHFSAENADATRYLDEDMNRVWTPAALDGTRASRELARARAMRPLLDTVDLLLDIHSMHEASAPLMMTGPLDKAIALAAAIGTPEHVIVDRGHANGTRLRDYGGFGDPASAKNALLIETGQHFAASARDVALDSAARFLLHADVVAHDDVAAFLTQAAPVRQKFIEITEPVVARSMDFRFSQPFTGLEVIEKAGTEIARDGDDVIVTPYDNCVIVQPSMRHLGVNVTMMRLGRLLDR; the protein is encoded by the coding sequence ATGACTACGCTTGAAGCCATCCGCGCCGCGTTGCCGGCCTATCCGATCGAAGTGGCGTTCCCCGACATCTCGCGCTGGCGTGCGGGCAACGCGGGCGTCGACTACCTGCATACGTTCGACAGCGGCAAGCCCGGCAAGCACGTGATGATCCTCGCGCTCACGCACGGCAACGAAGTCAGCGGCGCGATCGCGGTGGATGCGCTGTTGGCCGCCGGCCTGCGGCCGGTCGCGGGCCGGCTGTCGCTCGGTTTCGGCAACGTCGGCGCGTACGAGCATTTCAGCGCGGAGAATGCCGACGCGACGCGCTATCTCGACGAGGACATGAATCGCGTATGGACGCCGGCCGCGCTCGACGGCACACGCGCCAGCCGCGAGCTGGCCCGTGCGCGCGCGATGCGGCCGCTGCTCGATACGGTCGACCTGCTGCTCGACATTCACTCGATGCACGAAGCATCGGCGCCGCTAATGATGACGGGTCCGCTCGACAAGGCGATCGCGCTGGCAGCGGCGATCGGCACGCCCGAGCACGTGATCGTCGATCGCGGCCATGCGAACGGCACGCGGCTGCGCGACTACGGCGGCTTCGGCGATCCGGCGAGCGCGAAGAATGCGCTGCTGATCGAGACGGGCCAGCACTTCGCCGCGAGCGCGCGCGACGTCGCGCTCGACAGCGCCGCGCGCTTCCTGCTGCATGCAGACGTCGTCGCACACGACGACGTCGCGGCGTTCCTCACGCAAGCCGCGCCGGTGCGGCAGAAGTTCATCGAGATCACGGAGCCGGTCGTCGCGCGCTCGATGGATTTCCGGTTCTCGCAGCCGTTCACGGGGCTCGAGGTGATCGAGAAAGCCGGTACCGAGATCGCGCGCGACGGCGACGACGTGATCGTCACGCCGTACGACAACTGCGTGATCGTGCAGCCGTCGATGCGCCATCTCGGCGTGAACGTCACGATGATGCGGCTGGGGCGGTTGCTCGACCGCTGA
- a CDS encoding DUF389 domain-containing protein yields the protein MTTSASRTLTRLRATFRQYFSLREGQADRETIDQDIRSGVGLRGTNLWILISAIFVASIGLDVNSTAVIIGAMLISPLMGPIMGLGYGIGIYDFALIRRSLKTLAIATLISLATSALYFSLSPLTGEHSELLARTSPSIWDVLIALFGGLVGMIGATRSEKTNVIPGVAIATALMPPLCTAGYGLAHGSLAYFAGAFYLFSINSVFIAFATLVVTWVIRAKPVAPVDETLQRRVRRVVLAAVVLTAVPSVILAYRLVTQEVFNARAEQFIKTELSLPLSVVASKRVDPRGRVIEATLVGQRVDQAKLDRLADKLPAYGLQNSRLVVQQAGDERIDTGSLASSLKASIAQDLIAANDATRTEMDAKDRTIARLQHEIDGRATQQAELSRVARELRTQYPQIREILYGATDGWDAGASTPDAEPFVTFVVSTAKPLPRADRQRIERWLSVRLDSPRVRVVTAG from the coding sequence ATGACCACCTCAGCTTCCCGCACGCTGACCCGCCTGCGTGCCACGTTTCGCCAGTACTTCAGCCTGCGCGAAGGCCAGGCCGACCGCGAAACGATCGACCAGGACATCCGCAGCGGCGTCGGGCTGCGCGGCACGAACCTGTGGATCCTGATCTCCGCGATCTTCGTCGCGTCGATCGGCCTCGACGTGAACTCCACCGCGGTCATCATCGGCGCGATGCTGATTTCCCCGCTGATGGGGCCGATCATGGGGCTCGGCTACGGGATCGGCATCTACGATTTCGCGCTGATCCGCCGGTCGCTGAAGACACTGGCCATCGCGACGCTGATCAGCCTCGCGACGTCGGCGTTGTATTTCTCGTTGAGCCCGCTGACGGGCGAACACTCCGAGCTGCTCGCGCGCACGTCGCCGAGCATCTGGGACGTGCTGATCGCGTTGTTTGGCGGCCTCGTCGGGATGATCGGCGCGACGCGCAGCGAAAAGACCAACGTGATCCCCGGCGTTGCGATCGCGACCGCGCTGATGCCGCCGCTGTGCACGGCCGGCTACGGCCTCGCGCACGGCAGCCTCGCGTATTTCGCCGGCGCGTTCTACCTGTTCTCGATCAACTCGGTGTTCATCGCGTTCGCGACGCTGGTGGTGACGTGGGTGATCCGCGCGAAGCCGGTCGCGCCGGTAGACGAAACGCTGCAGCGCCGCGTGCGGCGCGTCGTGCTCGCGGCGGTCGTGCTGACGGCCGTGCCGAGCGTGATTCTCGCGTACCGGCTCGTCACGCAGGAAGTGTTCAACGCGCGCGCCGAGCAGTTCATCAAGACCGAGCTGTCGCTGCCGCTGTCGGTGGTCGCGAGCAAGCGCGTCGATCCGCGCGGCCGCGTGATCGAGGCGACGCTGGTCGGTCAGCGGGTCGACCAGGCGAAACTCGACCGGCTGGCGGACAAGCTGCCGGCCTACGGCCTGCAGAACAGCCGGCTTGTCGTGCAGCAGGCTGGCGACGAACGGATCGACACGGGCTCGCTCGCGTCGTCGCTGAAGGCGAGCATCGCGCAGGACCTGATCGCCGCGAACGACGCGACGCGCACTGAAATGGACGCGAAAGACCGGACGATCGCACGCCTGCAGCACGAAATCGACGGCCGTGCGACGCAGCAGGCCGAGCTGTCGCGCGTCGCGCGCGAGCTGCGCACGCAGTATCCGCAGATCCGCGAGATCCTGTACGGCGCGACCGACGGATGGGACGCCGGCGCGAGCACGCCGGACGCGGAACCGTTCGTGACCTTCGTCGTGTCGACCGCGAAGCCGCTGCCGCGCGCGGATCGCCAGCGAATCGAACGCTGGTTGAGCGTGCGGCTCGATTCGCCGCGCGTGCGTGTCGTGACGGCGGGGTGA